From the Verrucomicrobiales bacterium genome, one window contains:
- a CDS encoding C-terminal binding protein, with amino-acid sequence MFQVYVTDHLTPPATLEEQELADLAKVGCLLAKSPKDLIETTRDADALIVFHEVSVPAEVIRGLEKCRVIVRGGVGFDNVDLKAAGEQGILVCNVPDYGVDEVADHALMLTLACNRGLARTERGLIRTLSPWEFHAVKPVPRLVGKTMGIVGLGRIGAAMALRAKALRMNVIACDPYLRPGLDKCFGVPLVDIDTLLTQSDVVSLHTPLTEETRHLINARTLAQMKKSALLINTARGAVVDTHALADALDRGLIAGAGIDVLPQEPPDTSEPLIRLWQQSDPVVNLIITPHTAFYSEEGSVEMRSKAAQEVARVLRGERPRNCVNQEWLKKRK; translated from the coding sequence ATGTTCCAAGTCTATGTCACGGACCACCTCACGCCCCCGGCAACCCTCGAAGAACAGGAACTTGCCGACCTGGCCAAGGTGGGATGCCTGCTCGCCAAATCGCCGAAGGACCTGATCGAGACCACTCGGGACGCCGACGCCCTGATCGTGTTCCACGAGGTCTCCGTGCCGGCGGAAGTCATTCGAGGACTCGAGAAATGTCGAGTCATCGTCCGAGGCGGCGTCGGCTTCGACAACGTCGACCTCAAGGCGGCCGGGGAGCAGGGCATTCTGGTGTGCAATGTGCCCGACTATGGGGTCGACGAAGTGGCGGATCACGCGCTGATGCTCACGTTGGCCTGCAATCGAGGACTCGCCCGCACGGAACGCGGTTTGATCCGAACGCTTTCCCCCTGGGAGTTTCATGCTGTCAAACCCGTGCCTCGCCTCGTCGGAAAGACCATGGGCATTGTGGGGCTCGGCCGGATTGGGGCCGCCATGGCCCTGCGGGCCAAAGCCCTGCGCATGAATGTGATCGCCTGTGACCCTTACCTGCGTCCCGGCCTCGACAAGTGCTTCGGAGTGCCCCTGGTCGACATCGACACCCTTCTGACTCAGAGCGATGTGGTTTCACTCCACACCCCCCTGACCGAGGAGACGCGGCATCTCATCAATGCTAGAACCTTGGCGCAGATGAAGAAGTCAGCTCTCCTGATTAACACCGCCCGCGGAGCCGTGGTCGACACGCACGCGTTGGCGGATGCCTTGGACCGTGGCCTGATCGCGGGCGCCGGAATCGACGTTCTGCCGCAGGAGCCACCCGATACCAGCGAGCCGCTGATTCGGCTCTGGCAACAGAGTGACCCCGTCGTCAACCTCATCATCACTCCGCATACCGCCTTCTATTCGGAGGAAGGATCCGTGGAGATGCGTTCCAAGGCGGCCCAGGAAGTGGCGCGCGTGCTCCGGGGAGAACGGCCCCGTAACTGCGTCAATCAGGAGTGGCTCAAAAAACGCAAATGA
- a CDS encoding substrate-binding domain-containing protein codes for MKPLLLSSLMVALAVLTGCKPSAESGKAPASSASSSSMAQGTIGVSLLTLDNPFFKVIGDSITAEGRKHGYEAIVVSGDKDVAKQGNQIKDFIVRKVSAIVLSPCDSKSIIPVIQEANAAGIPVFTVDIPCNEPGVKIVTQVATDNFGGGKEAAQAMIEALGEAGGKIAILHFKQAESCLLRVKGFKEVIEAHNAGSKSKITIVTELESGGAKDMGFKAAEDSLQAHPDLRGIFAINDPAALGARAALEKAGKAQQIVIVGFDGQPEGKQAIKDGKIYADPIQFPDKMGVQIVDSIRRHSKGETLPPQILIPTSLYRKADALKDPTLN; via the coding sequence ATGAAACCCTTATTGCTCAGCAGCCTGATGGTCGCGCTGGCCGTTCTCACCGGTTGCAAACCCTCCGCCGAGTCTGGTAAAGCGCCTGCCTCTAGTGCCAGCTCCTCCTCGATGGCGCAGGGAACCATCGGAGTCAGCTTGCTCACCCTCGACAACCCCTTCTTCAAAGTCATCGGAGACTCCATCACTGCGGAGGGCCGGAAACATGGCTACGAGGCCATTGTGGTCAGCGGGGATAAGGACGTGGCCAAACAGGGTAATCAGATCAAGGACTTTATCGTGCGCAAAGTGAGCGCGATCGTCCTGAGCCCCTGCGATTCGAAGTCCATCATCCCCGTGATCCAGGAAGCGAACGCCGCGGGGATTCCGGTGTTCACGGTCGACATCCCCTGTAACGAGCCGGGTGTCAAAATTGTGACTCAGGTGGCTACCGATAACTTCGGCGGAGGCAAGGAAGCTGCGCAGGCGATGATCGAAGCGTTGGGTGAAGCCGGCGGCAAAATTGCCATCCTCCACTTCAAGCAGGCCGAGTCATGCCTCCTCCGGGTCAAGGGCTTTAAGGAAGTCATCGAGGCCCACAACGCGGGCAGCAAATCCAAGATCACGATCGTGACCGAATTGGAGAGCGGTGGCGCCAAGGATATGGGATTCAAAGCCGCCGAGGATTCGTTGCAGGCGCATCCCGATCTGCGCGGCATCTTCGCCATCAATGACCCGGCTGCCCTTGGGGCGCGCGCGGCGCTGGAGAAAGCCGGCAAGGCTCAGCAGATCGTCATCGTGGGCTTTGATGGCCAGCCGGAAGGAAAGCAGGCCATCAAGGATGGAAAGATTTACGCCGATCCCATTCAGTTCCCCGACAAGATGGGAGTTCAGATCGTGGACTCGATTCGGCGTCATTCCAAAGGGGAGACCCTGCCGCCTCAAATCTTGATCCCAACCAGCCTGTATCGCAAGGCGGATGCGCTCAAGGACCCCACGTTGAATTGA